The Saccharothrix variisporea genome has a segment encoding these proteins:
- a CDS encoding P-loop NTPase fold protein — protein sequence MDLALAAPGSRAVIVHSLPHAKRLGRALVERCGLEHEPTYITDHRALSAVAEDVTGGLFVYAPETPGYLGALNEVLEGNRRTVSVVVLEGPGSRGLRLFETLVGPPNTAVLCREQIAEHLLRNLPTSPNAKVPTLRELAAEAGCRFETTGEANTVALASSGFIRSRQEWSYPLGAPVVGLDWYLGDSGVELVVAAGAVQNLRYPTRASTWRFDPPSAPVALGTAVRSGPSASVVVVLEDGTVHVIAARSGTQRSLGRVANAGPHIAVLNATSEPRLDLDSGGNAVVDLDQQFHLAATGLPARAVASGLRGPVIADGQGRLWHEQRELGEHPGPVTALAASGSRVVSAGTRSSIVLWDLDLGREVRRWNGHRSVASALSWMTLPDGREFVVSASEVGSVRVWDPETGEGVRAFNTGGRVRALAVFPGEDGAPRVATGGDDGFVRVWDPGFAQSTRLGPVVTRGFGDHVSPVDLLDRAGLVNAMAAALEPDLGDEPGPTVLTVEGPWGSGKSTLLDFVRQRLTTAPRPPAQELRRLRVFAADRLLRRPLSATPDQPLPPVRASLVATFNPWRHQSSEQVWAGLAQAVTRAAEDALFPDRDSRERYWFTRNAGRIDRRSTQRELWRRIRSPFLAVGVLGLALSVVAQFGKLPIPGFWQVAAPAVPFAIGLLHTAKRYLWDRASAFLPGELFAGPVRSGAFASGGGDPSVRDPYCNARSGYLYLVQHDVTELLTDVARRGYQVVVFVDDLDRCTPKTTAEVFEAINVFLSDTLPRTRFVLGVDPTVVAAHVDRAYQDLADAAVVAHPDDPSPGWTFLRKLVQLPVRLPRIDHLDRVLDAHLGPVHETRETPPPVADPLPPTTAPPAATPPANASPTAGSPTAAPEPPDPGPQPSTPEPNPPTPGPRPSTQPTGRPAVVVAVERHPEVRAYLRRRLAAQPEQSVREQKRLINVWQFYLRVLTPAGDEAVPVARTLVVIAELVTRWPAYQHLLRKGLARLAAARDDDVAWGAALAALGFKDARPAANLRALLRDCDVDQVVALADRLL from the coding sequence GTGGACCTAGCTCTGGCCGCGCCCGGATCCCGCGCCGTGATCGTGCACTCGCTGCCCCACGCCAAGCGCCTCGGACGGGCGCTGGTGGAACGCTGCGGGCTGGAACACGAGCCCACCTACATCACCGACCACCGGGCGCTGTCGGCGGTGGCCGAGGACGTCACCGGCGGCCTGTTCGTCTACGCCCCGGAGACCCCCGGTTACCTCGGTGCCCTGAACGAGGTCTTGGAGGGCAACCGGCGGACGGTATCGGTAGTGGTCCTGGAAGGTCCGGGCAGCCGCGGCCTGCGGCTGTTCGAGACGCTGGTCGGTCCGCCCAACACCGCCGTCCTGTGCCGGGAGCAGATCGCCGAGCACCTGTTGCGGAACCTACCCACCAGCCCGAACGCCAAGGTGCCCACCCTGCGCGAACTGGCGGCGGAAGCCGGTTGCCGCTTCGAGACCACCGGCGAGGCGAACACCGTGGCGCTGGCGTCGTCAGGCTTCATCCGCAGCCGGCAGGAGTGGTCCTACCCCCTGGGCGCTCCGGTGGTGGGGTTGGACTGGTACCTCGGCGACTCCGGCGTCGAACTGGTGGTAGCGGCCGGCGCCGTGCAGAACCTGCGCTACCCGACACGAGCGTCGACCTGGAGGTTCGACCCGCCGAGCGCTCCGGTCGCGCTCGGCACCGCCGTCCGCTCGGGTCCCTCCGCCAGTGTCGTGGTCGTGCTCGAAGACGGCACGGTCCACGTCATCGCAGCACGAAGCGGCACGCAGCGCAGCCTCGGACGAGTGGCGAACGCGGGGCCGCACATCGCGGTGCTCAACGCCACGAGCGAACCTCGGCTCGACCTCGACAGCGGAGGAAACGCGGTGGTCGACCTCGACCAGCAGTTCCACCTGGCGGCCACAGGGCTTCCCGCGCGCGCCGTCGCGTCCGGCCTCCGCGGTCCGGTGATCGCGGACGGGCAGGGAAGGTTGTGGCATGAACAGCGTGAGCTGGGCGAGCATCCGGGCCCGGTGACGGCGCTGGCGGCGTCCGGCAGCCGGGTCGTGTCCGCGGGCACGCGCTCCAGCATCGTGCTGTGGGACCTCGACCTCGGGCGCGAGGTGCGGCGCTGGAACGGCCACCGGTCGGTCGCGAGCGCGTTGTCCTGGATGACCCTGCCCGACGGCCGGGAGTTCGTCGTGTCGGCCAGCGAGGTCGGCAGCGTTCGGGTGTGGGACCCGGAGACCGGCGAGGGCGTGCGCGCCTTCAACACCGGCGGTCGCGTGCGCGCGCTGGCGGTGTTCCCCGGCGAGGACGGCGCTCCTCGCGTGGCCACCGGCGGCGACGACGGGTTCGTCCGCGTCTGGGACCCCGGCTTCGCGCAGTCCACCCGCCTCGGACCGGTGGTGACGCGGGGCTTCGGCGACCACGTGTCCCCGGTGGACCTCCTCGACCGCGCCGGGCTGGTCAACGCGATGGCGGCGGCGCTGGAACCGGACCTGGGCGACGAGCCAGGGCCGACCGTCCTCACCGTCGAGGGCCCGTGGGGCTCGGGGAAGAGCACCCTGCTGGACTTCGTGCGCCAACGCCTGACCACGGCACCGCGTCCGCCGGCCCAGGAGCTGCGGCGACTGCGGGTGTTCGCGGCGGACCGGTTGCTGCGCCGACCGTTGTCGGCCACCCCCGACCAGCCCCTGCCGCCGGTCCGGGCGTCCCTGGTGGCGACGTTCAACCCGTGGCGGCACCAGTCGAGCGAACAGGTGTGGGCGGGGTTGGCGCAGGCGGTCACCAGGGCCGCGGAGGACGCCCTGTTCCCCGACCGGGACAGCCGCGAGCGGTACTGGTTCACGCGCAACGCCGGCCGCATCGACCGCCGGTCGACACAACGGGAGCTGTGGCGGCGCATCCGGTCGCCGTTCCTGGCGGTGGGCGTGCTGGGGTTGGCGCTCTCGGTCGTGGCGCAGTTCGGGAAGCTGCCGATCCCGGGGTTCTGGCAGGTAGCCGCCCCCGCTGTGCCGTTCGCGATCGGGCTCCTGCACACGGCGAAGCGCTACCTGTGGGACCGGGCGTCGGCGTTCCTGCCGGGAGAGTTGTTCGCGGGACCGGTGCGCAGCGGCGCGTTCGCGTCCGGCGGCGGCGACCCCTCGGTGCGTGACCCGTACTGCAACGCGCGATCCGGGTACCTGTACTTGGTGCAGCACGACGTGACCGAGCTGCTGACCGACGTGGCGCGGCGCGGGTACCAGGTGGTGGTGTTCGTCGACGACCTCGACCGGTGCACGCCCAAGACGACCGCCGAGGTGTTCGAGGCGATCAACGTGTTCCTGTCCGACACCCTGCCGCGCACCCGGTTCGTACTCGGCGTGGACCCGACCGTGGTGGCCGCGCACGTCGACCGGGCCTACCAGGACTTGGCCGACGCGGCCGTGGTCGCGCACCCCGACGACCCGAGCCCCGGCTGGACGTTCCTGCGCAAGCTCGTCCAACTGCCCGTGCGCCTGCCGAGGATCGACCACCTGGACCGCGTGCTGGACGCCCACCTGGGCCCGGTGCACGAAACCCGCGAAACCCCGCCACCCGTCGCGGACCCGCTCCCACCGACCACCGCTCCACCAGCGGCCACCCCACCCGCCAACGCTTCGCCCACAGCCGGCTCCCCGACCGCCGCCCCCGAGCCGCCCGACCCCGGGCCCCAGCCCTCCACGCCCGAACCGAACCCGCCCACGCCCGGCCCGCGCCCATCCACCCAGCCCACCGGTCGGCCCGCCGTCGTGGTGGCGGTCGAACGGCATCCCGAGGTCCGCGCCTACCTGCGCCGCAGGCTCGCGGCCCAGCCCGAGCAGTCCGTCCGCGAACAGAAGCGCCTGATCAACGTCTGGCAGTTCTACCTGCGCGTCCTGACCCCCGCCGGCGACGAGGCGGTGCCGGTCGCCCGCACCCTGGTCGTCATCGCCGAACTGGTCACCCGCTGGCCCGCCTACCAGCACCTCCTGCGCAAGGGCCTCGCCCGGCTCGCCGCCGCCCGGGACGACGACGTTGCCTGGGGCGCTGCCTTGGCCGCCTTGGGGTTCAAGGACGCCCGCCCCGCCGCGAACCTGCGCGCCCTGCTCCGCGATTGCGACGTCGACCAGGTGGTGGCCCTAGCCGACCGGCTGCTGTGA
- a CDS encoding GNAT family N-acetyltransferase: MGLLIRTPDQDDMPAVAEVHFRARRSYYEGHVPEAELAEWEAGVRANGYRLGRFADRVWQVAEDGGKVVGFALVTPDGKLLQLQVDPAHWGRGVGSALHEWCVAEFRATGVRRAELDVFVENHRARRFYERQGWRAVGRDDDHVLMALDVSQQPVG, from the coding sequence ATGGGGTTGCTCATCCGCACACCGGACCAGGACGACATGCCGGCGGTCGCCGAGGTGCACTTCCGCGCCCGCCGCAGCTACTACGAGGGTCACGTGCCCGAGGCGGAGCTGGCCGAGTGGGAGGCGGGCGTCCGCGCCAACGGCTACCGGCTGGGCCGGTTCGCCGACCGGGTCTGGCAGGTCGCCGAGGACGGCGGGAAGGTCGTGGGGTTCGCGCTGGTCACCCCGGACGGCAAGCTCCTGCAGCTCCAGGTCGACCCGGCGCACTGGGGCCGCGGGGTCGGCTCCGCGCTGCACGAGTGGTGCGTGGCCGAGTTCCGGGCGACGGGCGTGCGGCGGGCCGAGTTGGACGTCTTCGTCGAGAACCACCGGGCGCGGCGGTTCTACGAACGGCAGGGCTGGCGCGCGGTGGGCCGTGACGACGACCACGTGCTGATGGCGCTGGACGTGTCACAGCAGCCGGTCGGCTAG
- a CDS encoding winged helix DNA-binding domain-containing protein encodes MTEVLSRRAVNRATLARQFLLERTARPVPEVVAHLVGLQAQTPHTWYTGLWSRIAGFRPADAADPLVDRTLVRIAVMRSTIHLVTAPDALALRPLVQPVLDRDLFRNYTHGPDMRGLDVDAVVAAGRALLAEKPRTNKELGALLHEQWPDRSPSALAYAIRCLVPLVQVPPRGVWGRSGSIAHTSVEVWLGESVTDRPSVDDMVLRYLAAFGPATVKDVQTWSGLTKLREVVERLPLVRLRDEDGQELFDLPDAPRPAEDTPAPVRYLYDFDNLLLSHADRRRVVTPDVKARDYDPHGPVPQFFLVDGVTAGDWRVERTKEVATLELRPFHRLSTADEVEREGSALLEFLAPDVPKHDIRVLY; translated from the coding sequence GTGACCGAGGTCCTGAGCCGTCGAGCCGTCAACCGCGCCACCCTGGCCCGCCAGTTCCTGCTGGAACGCACCGCACGGCCGGTGCCCGAGGTCGTCGCGCACCTCGTCGGGCTCCAGGCCCAGACGCCGCACACCTGGTACACCGGCCTGTGGTCGCGGATCGCGGGCTTCCGCCCCGCGGACGCCGCCGACCCCCTCGTGGACCGCACGCTGGTCCGCATCGCCGTGATGCGGTCCACGATCCACCTGGTCACCGCGCCCGACGCCCTCGCGCTGCGCCCGCTGGTCCAGCCCGTCCTGGACCGCGACCTGTTCCGCAACTACACCCACGGCCCGGACATGCGCGGTCTCGACGTGGACGCCGTCGTCGCCGCCGGCCGCGCCCTGCTCGCCGAGAAGCCCCGCACCAACAAGGAACTCGGCGCGCTGCTGCACGAGCAGTGGCCCGACCGCTCGCCCTCGGCGTTGGCCTACGCGATCCGCTGCCTGGTGCCGCTGGTGCAGGTACCGCCACGCGGGGTGTGGGGCCGCAGCGGTTCGATCGCGCACACCAGCGTCGAGGTGTGGCTGGGCGAGAGCGTCACCGATCGGCCCTCGGTCGACGACATGGTGCTGCGGTACCTCGCCGCGTTCGGCCCGGCGACGGTGAAGGACGTCCAGACGTGGTCCGGCCTGACCAAACTGCGCGAGGTGGTCGAGCGGCTGCCGCTGGTCCGCCTGCGCGACGAGGACGGCCAGGAACTGTTCGACCTGCCCGACGCGCCCCGCCCCGCCGAAGACACGCCCGCGCCCGTCCGCTACCTGTACGACTTCGACAACCTGCTGCTGTCCCACGCGGACCGTCGCCGGGTCGTCACCCCGGACGTCAAGGCGCGCGACTACGACCCGCACGGCCCGGTGCCGCAGTTCTTCCTGGTGGACGGCGTCACCGCGGGCGACTGGCGGGTCGAGCGCACCAAGGAGGTCGCGACGCTGGAGCTGCGGCCGTTCCACCGACTGTCCACTGCGGACGAAGTGGAGCGCGAGGGTTCGGCACTGCTGGAGTTCCTCGCGCCCGACGTGCCCAAGCACGACATCCGGGTCCTCTACTGA
- a CDS encoding SPFH domain-containing protein: METSTEVSVRMPAPAVREREASEVSGWTMLLAAAALVLAGAAVVVLGFLPEDGPNAPVVVGGVLLTAAGLVTGSGLFTVAPGEARVLQFLGRYTGTVRRDGLRWANPFTTKVRVSTRIRNHETATLKVNDADGNPIEIAAVVVWQVDDTARAKFEVDDFVRFVGIQTETAVRHIATSYPYDSHDDAGLSLRENADEITETLSIEIAARVQAAGVKVIESRLTHLAYAPEIAQAMLQRQQAGAVVAARQRIVEGAVGMVELALSRLAEQDVVELDEERKAAMVSNLLVVLCGDRSTQPVVNAGSLYH; the protein is encoded by the coding sequence ATGGAAACGTCGACCGAGGTGAGCGTCCGGATGCCGGCGCCGGCCGTGCGCGAGCGCGAGGCGTCCGAGGTGTCGGGGTGGACCATGCTGCTGGCGGCGGCGGCCCTGGTGCTGGCCGGCGCGGCGGTGGTGGTGCTGGGCTTCCTGCCCGAGGACGGCCCGAACGCACCGGTCGTCGTGGGCGGTGTGCTCCTGACCGCGGCCGGGCTGGTGACCGGCAGCGGGCTGTTCACCGTCGCGCCCGGCGAGGCGCGGGTGCTCCAGTTCCTCGGCCGCTACACCGGCACCGTGCGGCGGGACGGGCTGCGCTGGGCGAACCCGTTCACCACGAAGGTCCGGGTGTCCACCCGCATCCGCAACCACGAGACCGCGACCCTCAAGGTCAACGACGCCGACGGCAACCCGATCGAGATCGCCGCGGTCGTCGTGTGGCAGGTCGACGACACCGCGCGGGCCAAGTTCGAGGTGGACGACTTCGTGCGGTTCGTCGGCATCCAGACCGAGACCGCGGTGCGGCACATCGCGACCAGCTACCCGTACGACAGCCACGACGACGCGGGCCTGTCGCTGCGGGAGAACGCCGACGAGATCACCGAGACCCTGTCGATCGAGATCGCGGCCCGCGTGCAGGCGGCGGGGGTGAAGGTGATCGAGTCGCGGCTGACGCACCTGGCCTACGCTCCGGAGATCGCGCAGGCGATGTTGCAGCGCCAGCAGGCGGGCGCGGTCGTCGCGGCGCGGCAGCGGATCGTGGAGGGCGCGGTCGGCATGGTGGAGCTGGCGCTGTCCCGGCTCGCCGAGCAGGACGTGGTGGAACTGGACGAGGAGCGCAAGGCGGCCATGGTGTCGAACCTGCTGGTGGTGCTGTGCGGTGACCGCTCGACCCAACCCGTCGTGAACGCCGGTTCGCTGTACCACTGA
- a CDS encoding VOC family protein, with translation MSELSTPYAPGTPAWVDMMTTDRVATMDFYGGLFGWDFEIGGPETGYYTMALVRGKPVAGFGEMPRDVMFPVVWTTYLATDDLEESIDLIGANGGKVLVPEFDTGGPGRGAVAVDPSGAAFGLWEAGTHIGAYVVNEPGTVIWNELATRDAFSAAEFYQAVFGLALDPLPDFPYTQLKADGRVVGGIFGMAADIPAEIPPHWMTYFAVADLDAAVDRARDLGGIPVGDVAESRFGRFMTVGDPMGATFKVIQPPPSTPS, from the coding sequence GTGAGCGAGCTGAGCACCCCGTACGCGCCGGGCACACCCGCGTGGGTGGACATGATGACCACCGACCGCGTGGCCACGATGGACTTCTACGGCGGCCTGTTCGGCTGGGACTTCGAGATCGGCGGCCCCGAGACCGGCTACTACACGATGGCGCTGGTGCGCGGGAAGCCCGTCGCGGGCTTCGGCGAGATGCCCCGGGACGTGATGTTCCCGGTGGTCTGGACGACCTACCTCGCCACCGACGACCTGGAGGAGTCGATCGACCTGATCGGCGCCAACGGCGGCAAGGTCCTGGTCCCGGAGTTCGACACGGGCGGACCGGGCCGGGGAGCCGTCGCCGTGGACCCGAGCGGTGCCGCCTTCGGCTTGTGGGAGGCGGGCACGCACATCGGCGCCTACGTCGTGAACGAGCCCGGCACGGTGATCTGGAACGAACTGGCCACCCGTGACGCGTTCAGCGCAGCCGAGTTCTACCAGGCGGTCTTCGGCCTGGCCCTGGACCCGCTACCGGACTTCCCCTACACCCAGCTCAAGGCCGACGGCCGCGTCGTGGGCGGGATCTTCGGCATGGCCGCCGACATCCCCGCGGAAATCCCACCGCACTGGATGACCTACTTCGCCGTCGCCGACCTGGACGCGGCAGTCGACCGGGCGCGCGACCTCGGCGGCATCCCGGTCGGCGACGTCGCCGAGTCCCGTTTCGGCCGGTTCATGACCGTCGGCGACCCGATGGGCGCGACGTTCAAGGTCATCCAACCGCCGCCTTCCACCCCAAGCTGA
- a CDS encoding TSUP family transporter — protein MSALDWPGFGEISLAALLFLCLAAALAGAVDAVVGGGGLIQLPALLLIAPGGQPLYALATNKIAAVVGTASAVTTYARQTTVDWWSALPMALAALGGAVGGAAFAGALAPGVLNAVVLVALVGVGLYTWRKPELGVAETPRFTRGAQVGVMALGGGLIGFYDGLAGPGTGAFLVFLLVGVVGFAFLRASATAKIVNVATNLGALIYFIPAGKVLWGLGLVLAVCNVAGAVFGARLAVRRGSAFVRRVFLTVVVALVVSLGWKAAVG, from the coding sequence ATGAGCGCACTCGACTGGCCGGGGTTTGGGGAGATCAGCCTCGCCGCGTTGTTGTTCCTCTGCCTGGCGGCTGCTCTGGCTGGTGCGGTGGACGCCGTGGTGGGGGGTGGTGGGTTGATCCAGTTGCCCGCGTTGCTCCTCATCGCGCCTGGTGGGCAGCCGTTGTACGCGTTGGCGACCAACAAGATCGCGGCTGTGGTGGGGACGGCTTCGGCGGTCACTACCTACGCACGGCAGACGACTGTCGACTGGTGGTCGGCCTTGCCGATGGCGTTGGCGGCGTTGGGTGGGGCTGTGGGGGGTGCGGCGTTCGCTGGGGCGTTGGCGCCTGGGGTGTTGAACGCCGTGGTGTTGGTGGCGCTTGTCGGGGTGGGGCTTTACACCTGGCGGAAGCCCGAGTTGGGGGTTGCCGAGACGCCTCGGTTCACGCGGGGCGCGCAGGTCGGGGTGATGGCGCTCGGGGGTGGGCTCATCGGGTTCTACGACGGGCTGGCTGGGCCGGGTACTGGAGCGTTCCTGGTGTTCCTGCTGGTGGGAGTGGTGGGGTTCGCGTTCTTGCGGGCGTCGGCCACGGCCAAGATCGTGAACGTCGCCACCAACCTCGGGGCCCTCATCTACTTCATCCCGGCGGGCAAGGTGTTGTGGGGGCTGGGGCTGGTGCTCGCCGTGTGCAACGTCGCCGGGGCGGTGTTCGGGGCTCGGCTCGCGGTGCGGCGCGGGTCGGCGTTCGTGCGGCGGGTGTTCCTGACCGTGGTGGTGGCGCTGGTGGTCAGCTTGGGGTGGAAGGCGGCGGTTGGATGA
- the rpsT gene encoding 30S ribosomal protein S20, producing the protein MANIKSQMKRIKTNEKARLRNKAVKSSLKTAIRKFREAAEAGDKDKAIALAREASRKLDKAVTKGVIHANQAANKKSALAKRANQI; encoded by the coding sequence GTGGCGAACATCAAGTCCCAGATGAAGCGGATCAAGACGAACGAGAAGGCGCGCCTGCGCAACAAGGCCGTCAAGTCGTCCCTCAAGACCGCCATCCGCAAGTTCCGTGAGGCCGCCGAGGCCGGCGACAAGGACAAGGCCATCGCCTTGGCCCGCGAGGCCTCCCGCAAGCTCGACAAGGCCGTCACCAAGGGCGTGATCCACGCCAACCAGGCCGCCAACAAGAAGTCGGCCCTGGCCAAGCGCGCCAACCAGATCTGA
- the holA gene encoding DNA polymerase III subunit delta produces the protein MSASAVTPAPVQLVVGEEELLVERAVRSALAAAREVDPQADLTRVKVTDLTPPELAELVSPSLFAEGRVIALEGAQDAGKEIADAVLAYAKSPADGVTLVVVHTGGGRSKVAKELPTALRKAGAEVVECPKITKAADREAFVRNEIRSAGGKADPEAVGALIEAVGSDLRELAAAASQLVADTGGKIDAEAVHRYHRGRAEVTGFAVAEKAVMGDRAGALEALRWAIHLGVPHVLVADALADAVRTIARVSAVGRGDPFKLAGELGMPPWKVKKAQGQARGWDGDGLAAAMSVVADLNAEVKGVAADSGYALERAVLKIVAAHGRR, from the coding sequence GTGAGCGCGTCCGCAGTCACTCCCGCCCCCGTGCAACTGGTGGTCGGCGAGGAGGAGTTGCTGGTGGAGCGTGCTGTCCGCAGCGCGCTGGCCGCCGCCCGCGAAGTCGACCCGCAGGCCGACCTGACCCGCGTGAAGGTGACCGACCTCACCCCTCCTGAGCTGGCGGAACTGGTGAGCCCGTCGCTGTTCGCGGAGGGGCGGGTGATCGCCTTGGAGGGCGCTCAGGACGCCGGCAAGGAGATCGCGGACGCGGTGCTCGCCTACGCGAAGTCGCCGGCGGACGGGGTGACGCTGGTGGTCGTCCACACCGGCGGCGGGCGCAGCAAAGTGGCCAAGGAACTACCTACGGCTTTGCGCAAAGCGGGGGCCGAGGTGGTCGAGTGCCCCAAGATCACCAAGGCGGCCGACCGGGAGGCTTTCGTCCGCAACGAGATCCGGTCGGCGGGCGGCAAGGCCGATCCGGAGGCGGTCGGGGCGCTCATCGAGGCGGTCGGGTCGGACCTGCGGGAGCTGGCGGCGGCGGCGTCACAACTCGTCGCGGACACCGGCGGCAAGATCGACGCCGAGGCCGTCCACCGCTACCACCGCGGTCGCGCGGAGGTGACCGGGTTCGCGGTGGCGGAGAAGGCCGTCATGGGCGACCGGGCGGGGGCGCTGGAGGCGTTGCGGTGGGCGATCCACCTCGGTGTGCCGCACGTGCTGGTCGCCGACGCCCTGGCGGACGCGGTGCGGACCATCGCGCGGGTGTCGGCGGTGGGGCGGGGTGACCCGTTCAAGCTGGCGGGCGAGCTGGGCATGCCGCCGTGGAAGGTGAAGAAGGCGCAGGGGCAGGCGCGGGGTTGGGACGGCGACGGGCTGGCCGCCGCGATGTCGGTGGTGGCGGACCTGAACGCCGAGGTGAAGGGCGTGGCGGCCGACTCGGGCTACGCGCTGGAGCGGGCGGTGCTGAAGATCGTCGCTGCCCACGGCCGCCGCTGA
- the thrC gene encoding threonine synthase, producing MTAVSVPSTATSFDLGPARALSCRECGHETPLAPEYACLECFGPLEVAYDFGRVRREDIEAGPRSIWRYRGLLPVPSDVESHPNTNPGHTRLVEADNLAKALGVRKVWVKDDTGNPTHSFKDRVVGVALAAARELGFKVLACPSTGNLANAVAAAAARAGWQSVVLVPSSLERAKILMTAVYDGNLITVDGNYDDVNRLAQELAAEHEDWAFVNVNVRPYYAEGSKTLGYEVAEQLGWRLPDQIVVPIASGSQLTKVDKAFRELGELDLVEATPYKVFGAQATGCSPVSAAFKAGHDVVSPVRPDTIARSLAIGAPADGPYVLDAVRRTGGAIEDVTDEEVVEGIRLLARTEGIFAETAGGVTVATAKKLIESGQLDPDAETVLLITGDGLKTLDALGDRVGPRANVPPSAEAVINALKD from the coding sequence ATGACTGCTGTCAGTGTGCCCTCGACCGCCACCTCCTTCGACCTCGGCCCGGCTCGCGCCCTGTCGTGTCGCGAGTGCGGCCACGAGACCCCGCTCGCCCCGGAATACGCCTGTCTGGAGTGTTTCGGGCCGCTGGAAGTCGCCTACGACTTCGGCCGCGTCCGCCGCGAGGACATCGAGGCGGGCCCCCGGTCGATCTGGCGCTACCGCGGCCTGCTCCCCGTCCCGTCGGACGTCGAGTCGCACCCCAACACCAACCCCGGCCACACCCGCCTGGTCGAGGCTGACAACCTCGCCAAGGCCCTGGGTGTCCGGAAGGTCTGGGTCAAGGACGACACCGGCAACCCCACCCACTCGTTCAAGGACCGCGTCGTCGGCGTCGCCCTGGCGGCGGCCCGCGAGCTGGGCTTCAAGGTCCTCGCCTGCCCCTCCACCGGCAACCTCGCAAACGCCGTCGCCGCCGCCGCGGCCCGCGCCGGCTGGCAGTCGGTCGTGCTGGTCCCCTCCTCCCTCGAACGGGCCAAGATCCTCATGACCGCCGTCTACGACGGCAACCTGATCACCGTCGACGGCAACTACGACGACGTGAACCGCCTCGCGCAGGAGCTCGCCGCCGAGCACGAGGACTGGGCGTTCGTCAACGTCAACGTCCGTCCCTACTACGCCGAGGGCTCGAAGACCCTCGGCTACGAGGTGGCCGAGCAGCTCGGCTGGCGCCTGCCCGACCAGATCGTCGTCCCGATCGCCTCCGGTTCCCAGCTCACCAAGGTCGACAAGGCCTTCCGCGAGCTCGGCGAGCTCGACCTGGTCGAGGCCACCCCGTACAAGGTGTTCGGGGCCCAGGCCACCGGCTGCTCCCCGGTGTCCGCCGCCTTCAAGGCTGGCCACGACGTGGTCTCCCCCGTCCGCCCGGACACGATCGCCCGCTCGCTGGCGATCGGCGCCCCGGCCGACGGCCCGTACGTGCTCGACGCGGTCCGCCGCACGGGCGGCGCCATCGAGGACGTCACCGACGAGGAGGTCGTCGAGGGCATCCGGCTGCTGGCCCGCACCGAGGGCATCTTCGCGGAGACCGCCGGCGGCGTGACCGTGGCGACCGCGAAGAAGCTCATCGAGTCCGGGCAGCTCGACCCCGACGCCGAGACCGTGCTGCTGATCACCGGCGACGGCCTCAAGACCCTCGACGCCCTCGGCGACCGCGTGGGACCGCGCGCGAACGTCCCGCCGTCGGCCGAGGCCGTCATCAACGCCCTCAAGGACTGA